Below is a genomic region from Thermodesulfobacteriota bacterium.
ACTCCTTATAGTATCGTATAACAACTCGTTAAAGGAGGATTCGATGCACAGGATACTCAAACCGTATTTCGCTGTACTCGTCGCGTTTTTTGCATTGGCGGCCTTTTTCTCCACGGTGGATACGGGCATGGCCCAGCCGTCGGAGTGCGAGCTTACGCTGACGGTAGATGCGCCGGGGGCCGGCGGCGTGCCGTTTGAATTCGAGGGTTTCGACGAGGGCGGTCCGTTCGACTTTACGCTCTTCGCGGGCGTCACGGAGACAGGTCTCGCCGATTTCGGCCCCGGGTATGTAGTCGAGCTTCCCACGCCGGGATGGCATTTCGACAGGATAGAGTGCGAGCCGGGAGGCGGTATCGAGATCATATCGCTGTCCATTGGATGGTTCCAGGACTGCTTCGATCCCGGGTCTCCGACGGTCTGCACTATATATAACACCACGAGCGCGAGCATTCCGACG
It encodes:
- a CDS encoding IPTL-CTERM sorting domain-containing protein: MHRILKPYFAVLVAFFALAAFFSTVDTGMAQPSECELTLTVDAPGAGGVPFEFEGFDEGGPFDFTLFAGVTETGLADFGPGYVVELPTPGWHFDRIECEPGGGIEIISLSIGWFQDCFDPGSPTVCTIYNTTSASIPTLSEWGMMAAAAGFALIGMFYAIRRRKASA